The genomic DNA CTGCAGCAGCTCCGCGAGATCTTCGCCCCGCTGATCGACGTCCCCGTGGACCAGATCGTGATCCGCGACAACGCCTCGCTCGCGCTGATGCACCTGTGCGTGGCGAGCTCGTTCTTCCACACCTTGCCGGGCGGGGGAGCGCCCTGGCGGCCCGGCGAGGTCACCTTCCTGGCACCCAGCCCCGGCTACGACCGGCACTTCGCCGTGTGCGACGAGCTGGGCGTCAAGTTGCGCCCGGTGGCGATGACCCCGACCGGCCCGGACATGGCCGAGGTGGAGGCGCTGGTCGCGGCGGACGCCTCGATCAAGGGCATGTGGTGCGTGCCGAAGTACAGCAACCCGACGGGGGTGACCTACAGCGACGAGACCGTACGTCGTCTCGCGGCGATGCCGACCGCCGCCGGCGACTTCCGGCTCTACTGGGACAACGCCTACGCGATCCATCACCTCGCCGAGGAGCACGACGAGCTCCTGCCGATCCTGGCCGAGTGCGAGGCGGCCGGGAACCGCGACCGGGCCTTCGTCTTCGCCTCGACGTCCAAGGTCACCATGGCCGGCTCGGGCGTCTCGTTCTTCGCGTCCTCCCCGGCGAACGTCGCGTGGTTCCTCAAGCGCGACGACATCCGCTCGATCGGCCCCGACAAGATCAACCAGCTGCGGCACCTGCGTTTCTTCGGGGACACCGACGGCATCGTCGGCCACATGGAGAAGCACCGTGCGGTACTGGCGCCCAAGTTCGAGACCGTGGGCAAGACCCTGGCCGCCGACCTCGGGGCGCTGGGCGTCGCCTCCTGGACCGACCCCAAGGGCGGCTACTTCGTCAGCCTGGACGTCGTCCCCGGCACGGCCAAGCGCGTCGTCGAGCTGGCCAAGTCCGCCGGCGTGGCGCTGACGCCCGCGGGCGCCACCTACCCCGGTGGGGTCGACCCGCAGGACCGCAACATCCGCATCGCCCCCACGTTCCCCACCCAGGAGGAACTGGAGCGGGCGCTCGGCGTCCTCACCACCTGCGTGATCGTCGCCGCCGCGGACAAGCTGCTCTGACCTCGCGACGTCGTACGGCGTACGGCGGTTCGTTCTTCGTCGTTTGTACGACGGGCGGTACGTCGTGCCTCGTACGGCGTGTAGGAAGTGGCGGGCCGGACGGGAGCCGACCGCAGCGCGCCCGCGCGACCCGGCGTACGACCGTTCATCGCTGGCCAACCGACCGTCTGCCGCGGGCGACCGGTCGGTTCCGGCGCGCCCTGTCCATAATGTCGACCGACGGTCGTGGCGCCGATACTGTTCCCTCACTCGGGTACTAGAGGAGGGGCAATGGCGCCCAGCGTGGAAACGACTTCGGATCTCACCCTCGGTTCGGACAGCCTGACGATCGTGCTGGTGGTGGGCGTCGTAGCCCTCGGGGCGCTGGTGATGGGCGCCGTGTTCCGACGACAGGTCCTGCAGTGCCCGACGGGTACGCCGCGCATGGTCGAGATCGCCCGCGCCGTGCAGGAGGGCGCCGCCGCCTACCTGAACCGCCAGATGCGCACCCTCGCGTGGTTTGTCCTCCTGGTCTTCCTCCTCCTCTTCCTGCTCCCCGCCGACGACGGTTCGATCCGCATGGGCCGCAGCGCGTTCTTCGTGGTCGGCGCGCTCTTCTCGGCGACGATCGGCTACGTGGGCATGACGCTGGCCGTCCAGGCCAACGTGCGCGTCGCGGCCGCGTCCCGGGACGGCGACCGCACCCCCGGCTTCCGGATCGCCGTCCGCACCGGCGGGGCGGTCGGCATGACCACCGTCGGCCTGGGGCTGCTGGGCGCGGCCGTCGTCGTCCTGATCTTCCGGACCCAGGCACCCGCCGTGCTCGAGGGATTCGGCTTCGGCGCCGCGCTGCTCGCCATGTTCATGCGGGTCGGCGGCGGCATCTTCACCAAGGCGGCCGACGTCGGCGCCGACCTGGTCGGCAAGGTGGAACAGGGCATCCCCGAGGACGACCCCCGCAACGCCGCCACCATCGCGGACAACGTCGGCGACAACGTCGGCGACTGCGCGGGCATGGCCGCCGACCTGTTCGAGAGCTACGCGGTCACGCTGGTGGCCGCGCTCATCCTGGGCCGCGCCGCGTTCGGCGAACAGGGCCTGGTCTTCCCCCTCGTCGTTCCCGCGATCGGCGCCCTGACCGCCATCCTCGGCGTCATGGTCACCCGGGTGCGGCCGGGCGAAAACGGCCTGCGCGCCATCAACCGCGGCTTCGCCATCGCGGCCGTCGTGTCGGCGATCACGTGCGCCGCGGCGTCGTACCTCTACCTGCCCAGCACCTTCGCCGGGCTGCGCGGCATCGACGCGGACGTCGCCGGCCTGGGCCGCGACCCGCGCATGCTCGCCGCGCTCGCCGTCATCCTCGGCATCCTGCTCGCGTTCATCATCCTGCAGATCACCGGCCACTTCACCGGGACCGACGGCGAACCGACCCGCAACGTCGCCCGTACGTCGGTCACGGGCGCCGCCACCGTCGTCCTGTCGGGGATCGGCGTGGGCCTGGAGTCCGCGGTCTACACCGCCGCGATCATCGGCATCGCCGTCTACGCGGCGTTCCTGCTGGGCGGCGGCTCCATCATCGTCTCGCTGTTCCTCATCGCCCTTGCCGGCTGTGGCCTGCTGACCACCGTCGGCGTGATCGTGGCCATGGACACCTTCGGGCCGGTCAGCGACAACGCGCAGGGCATCGCGGAGATGTCGGGCGACGTCGACGAGGCCGGGGCGCAGGTCCTCACCGAGTTGGACGCCGTCGGCAACACCACCAAGGCCATCACCAAGGGCATCGCGATCGCCACGGCCGTGCTCGCGGCGACCGCGCTGTTCGGGTCGTACAACGACGCGGTGACCGAGGCGCTGCACAAGGCCGGCGCCGCCGCCACCGAGACCCTCGAGGCGTACGCGATCGTCACGCCCTCGACGCTCGTCGGCCTGATCGCGGGCGCGGCCGTCGTGTTCCTGTTCTCGGGCCTGGCCATCGACGCGGTGACGCGCGCGGCCGGGGCGATCGTGCTGGAGGTCCGCCGGCAGTTCCGGGAGCACCCCGGCATCATGGCGGGCACCGAGAAGCCCGAATACGGGCGCGTCGTCGACATCTGCACCCGCGACTCGCTGCGCGAGCTGGCCACACCGGGTCTGCTGGCCGCCTTCTCCCCGGTCGTCATCGGGTTCGCCCTCGGCTTCGGCGCGCTCGCCGGGTTCCTGGCCGGCGCCATCGCCGCCGGCGTGCTCATGGCCGTCTTCCTCGCCAACTCCGGCGGCGCCTGGGACAACGCCAAGAAGATCGTCGAGGACGGCGCCCACGGCGGCAAGGGCTCCGACGCCCACGCCGCGACCGTCATCGGCGACACCGTCGGCGACCCGTTCAAGGACACCGCCGGCCCCGCGATCAACCCGCTCATCAAGGTCATGAACCTGGTGGCGGTGCTCATCGCCCCCGCCGTGGTGCAGCTGTCGATCGGCTCCGGCGCCAACACCTGGGCCCGGCTTGGCATCGCCGCCGTGGCCGCCGCCATCGTCGTCGTTGCGGTCGACCGGTCCCGCTACCACGCGACCAAGGACCTGCCGCAGGTCGAGGCAGCCGTCGACGAGGTCTTCCCCGCCGTCGAGTCCGTCAACCCCGTCCCCGACCGGCCCGTCCTCACCCCGCACCTGCCGCGCAACCTGTTCGAGGCCGGCCGGGACCGCGATAGCGCTGCCACCACGCAGATCCCCGGCGTCGGCGGTTCCACGCCGTTCCCGGAGTCGCCGTTCAGCCGGGCTATGCGCGTCGGCCGGGGCCGCAAGGACGCCGGGGAGGCAGAGGCGGACCTTAAGGCTGAGGAGCAGCGCAGACCCTAGCGGGTTGGCGCGACGCCGTCGTCAGTCGCCGACGGCGTCGCGGCCCCGGGTCACCAGGTTCGGGTCGGCCTCGCCGACCACCCGGTGGTCCTTGCCCTGGTACTCGAACTGCGACAGGAAATAGCGCATCGCGTTGATCCGCGCGCGCTTCTTGTCATTGGACTTGATCGTGATCCACGGCGCGGCGTCGGTGTCCGTCGCCAGGAAGGTCTCCTCCTTGGCGGCGGTATACGCCTCCCACTTGTCGAGGGACTCCACGTCCATCGGGGACAGCTTCCACTGCCGCACCGGGTCGATCTGGCGGATCGCGAACCGGGTCCGCTGCTCGGCGCTCGTCACCGAGAACCAGAACTTCGTCAACGACGTGCCCGCCTCGATCAGCATCCGCTCGAACACCGGCGCCTGCTTCAAGAACAGCGCGTGCTGCTCCTCCGTGCAGAAGCCCATGACCCGCTCTACGCCGCTGCGGTTGTACCAGGACCGGTCGAACAGCACCAGATGCCCGGCCGTGGGGAGATTCTGGACGTACCGCTGGAAATACCACTGGCCCTGCTCGGTCGTCGTCGGCGTCCCGAGGGCCACCACGTGGGCAAACCGGGGATTCAGGTGCTCGGTGAATCGCTTGATCGTGCCGCCCTTGCCGGCGGCGTCGCGGCCCTCGAAGAGCAGCACGTGGCGGCCGCCGACGTCCTGCGTCCAGTACTGGAACTTGAGCAGTTCCACCTGCAGGTCGTACTTGAGCTGCTCGTACTCCTCCCGGCTCATCCGGTCGTCGTACGGATAGTCCTCCCGCCAGGTGTCCACCGGAGAACCGCCGGGATCGATCAGATCCGGATCCGAGCCCGTGATGTCGTGATCGATGGAATAGCCCCGCTCGAGGAGGTCATCGAGATACTCACGGAAGTTCTGCGGCGACATGTGGCGAAGACTAGGGCCGCGGCTTGGCCTAGCGGGAGACTGGAGATGAACAGCGGGACCTGGTAGTGGCACGACGTACGGTTCAGGAGCGGCCGTCGCACCGTCGCGAATGCCGAGAGGCGGTCGGGCTCGGGCCGCGGCCGGAGCGGTACCGTGGAAGGCGCTATGACTTCGTCGGCCGACCGAACCTTGCTCTTCGTCCACGCGCACCCGGACGACGAGACGCTCGCCACCGGGGTCACCGTGGCGCAGCGGGCGATCGAGGGGGCGGACGTCCACGTGCTCACCTGCACGCTCGGTGACGAGGGCGAGGTGATCCCGGCCGACCTCGCGCATCACCTGTCCGCATTGGACGACACCCTGGGCGCCTACCGGCGGGTGGAGCTGCGCGCCGCGATGGCGGCCCTCGGGGCGGTCGAGCACGTCCTCGGCGAGGACGTGCGCGGCCCCGGCAACGCCGCGTTTCGGGATTCCGGCATGGCCGGGACGCCGACGATGGACCATCCGCGGGCGCTGTGTCGGGTGCCCCTGCACGAGGTGGCGGACGCCATCGGGGAGCACCTGCGCGCGCTTCGGCCGGACGTCGTGGTGACCTACGACCCGTGCGGCGGTTATCAACACCCCGATCACGTGCGGGTCCACCAGGCCACCTGCGCGGCGGTCGCGGAGCTCGCGGAGGGGGAGCGGCCGGCGCTGTGGGCCGTCGTCGTACGCCGTAGCCGGGCCATGGGCGACCGGCGCTGGCTGGCCGAGAACGTGGCGACGCAGGAGCGGATCACCGTGCCGGCGCCCGGCGAGGACTACCCGGCGGCGGTCGTCGACGACGCCCTGATTGCCTGGGAGGTGACCGGCGATCTCGCGGCGTTGGCGCGCCGCGACGCCGCTCTCGCCGCGCACCGAACGCAGGTCCGCTTGGGATCGGGCTGGTACGCGCTCTCCAACGACGTCGCCGCCCGCCTGCAGAGCACCGAGTCCTTCGTGCCCCTCGACCCGGACACCGGCGACTTCGCGCCGATGCCGCCGGGTGCCACCATCGACGAGCGGAGAGCACCATGAGCTCCTCCCCAGCCAACCCCGTGACGCCGGGCGTCCCCGCCGGCGTCCAGCCCCCGATCGAGGGCGCCCAGGCCCCCGCCGGCGTCGATCCACGGCTGTTCCGGCGGGTCTTCGGACGCTTCGCCACGGGCGTCACGGTCATCACCACCACGGTCGGCGGCGTCGACCACGCGATGACCGCGAACTCGGTGACCTCCGTGTCGATCGAACCCCTCCAGGTGCTCGCCTGCGTGCACGTCGAGTCCCGCGTGCACGACGCCATCGTCGAGTCCGGCGTGTGGGGCGTGAGCATCCTGCCCGCGGGGGCCCGCGGCACCGCCGACTGGTTGGCGACGAAGGGCCGCCCGGTGCACGGCCAGCTCGACCGGATCCCGTTCACGCGAGGACCCGCGACCGACGTACCGCTGCTCACCGACGCCCTCGCGCGGCTGGAGTGCCGTACCGCCGCCGTCCATCCGGCCGGGGATCACGCGATCATCGTCGGCGAGGTCGTGGGCCTGGACGCCACGGACGACCCGGACGCGGCCCTGATCTTCTATCGCGGCGAATACCGGAGCCTGGATTGATCCGGCGCGGCCTCGGGTTGCCGCGCGCATGAAACCGAAGGGCAGCCCGGTCGTCCTGATCCTGATGATCGCCGCGTGCGGGCCGGCGTTCGCGTTGGGTACGGCGTTCGGTGCGGGCGCGGTCGCGATCATCGGGGCCTTCGTGGCGTTGTTCTCGCTGATCGCGTTTCTAGGTGGGCCGCTGCGCGCCGACGTACGCCTGATGGCCATCCTCGCGCCGGGCCTGCTGGTGGCGGCCGTCGGTCCCCGCCTGCTCAGTGTCCCGCTCGGCGGCCATCGCGGCGACCGTGCTCATCGTGTTCGTGGGCGCGTTGCTGCCGCTGCGCGGGCCGCGGTACGCCGGAGTCGGTCAGGGCGTCGGCATGGCCACCCTGTTCTCCTATGCGTCCCTGGCCAGCGGACCCTTCGGCCCGGCGCAGCTGGTCGCCGCCGTTGCGGCGGGCCTCATCGTCGCGATGGCCTTGCGGCTGCTCTTCGGGACCGGCGATCCCCGCAAGGAGACCCGTGCCGCGATCGCCGCCGTCCTCGACGCGGATCCTCCCGACCTGACCGGCGCCTTCGCCACCTGGGCCGGTGACGGCCGGCCGGTGTGCCTGGGACGGGCCCTGGAGGGCGCCGCACGGTATCGGCTGGGACTGCAGGAGGCGTCCCGGGAGTTGCGGGTCGGCGAGGACCCGGCGGCGACCGCGGCGGTCGAGGCGGTCGAGGCCCTGACCGAGCGGGCGGCCGAGGTTGCCCAACAGCTTCGGAGCAAGCCCCCGAAGCCGGGCAAGTCCGACGCCAACGCCGACGCCGTGACCCAGCCGGGCGCTTCCGAGGCGGTGGCCGAGCCGAACACTGCCGTCGCTACGGCCGTGAGCGCCAGCGAGCACGCGGGGCCGGCTGCGGGGGAGGGCTCCGCGGGGCCCGACGAGGTGGGCGTGGCGGCACCGGAGGTGCGGACGGCTGGGGCGGGCCTCGACCAAGTTGAATCCGCGACGGTCGACCGCGACGACTCCGCCGTCGCCCTGTCCGACGAGCAGCTGGCGACCCTGCGGGGGGCCCGCCGGCCGTTGCTGCGGACCCGCTCGATCCACCTGCGCCACGCGCTGCGCACCGCGCTCGGCATGCTCATCATGCTGGTGCTCACGGCGTGGTTCGGCCCGGGGGACCCCTTCGCCGCCACCGTGTTGTTAGCGGCGTTCTCGATCCTGCAGTCGAGCTGGGAAGCCTCCCTCGCCAAGGCCATGCCCCGGTTGACGGGGGTGCTCGTCGGGGCCGCGGTGGCGCTGGCCGTGATGCTGCTCGCGCCGACGCCGCTGCTGATGGGACTCAGCCTCGCCGCCTTGGTCGTGGGCCTGTGGTTCATCACCGACAGACCCGCGATCGGGAACGGCTGCATGGTGCTCGTCTCGGTCGGGCTCAACGTGTCCAGCCGCCACCTGGACCCCGTGCGGTCGGTGCTCGAATACACGGGGCTGATGCTCGCCGCGGTGGTCGTCGGGCTGCTGGTGGGGTTCGCGGTCGTCCCCGCGTGGCGACCCGCGCCGCTGCGGCGTCGCATTCTGACCGCCTGGGAGGCAGCCGGAACCGCACTCGCGGCGATCGCCTCGGCGCAGGACCTGGAGTCTCGGGTGCACACGGCGCGGGAGGCGGCGGCCGCGCGCGCGGACCTGGCGCTGGACGGCGAGGACCTCGGCGGTGCGCTCGCCGAGTCGCTGGACCAGTACCGCGCCGCACTGTCGGACCTCACCCTCGTCGCACTGCAGCTGCGGCACTGACCCCAGGCCCTGGCGGACCTGGTGCATGACGTCGAGCGCGGGCTCCCGGCCGGCACGGAGCCCCCAACGAGTCGCCTACGACGGCACGGGCGCTGGAGGATGCCGGCCGCGCGGGGGAGGGGCCGGAGGCTCTCTCGCGGGCGCTGCTCGTGGAGGCTCGTGCCGCCGCCGGGTCGCTGCTCGACGCCCTGCCCGACGAAGACCCGAAGCCCAGGCGTTGACACCCTCCGCGGGCGCCGCGAAAAAAGCGTGGAAAAAGGTCAGGCCCGGCGCGCCGTCGACTCCCACGCGAGCGCCCGCACCGCTAGGGTGAAGCCTGGCGTCAGACCAGCTCAGGAGGATCGATCCCAATGACGTATGTCATCGCCCAGCCGTGTGTCGACGTGAAGGACAAGGCCTGCATCGAGGAGTGTCCCGTCGACTGCATCTACGAAGGCGACCGCACCCTCTACATCCACCCCGACGAGTGCGTCGACTGCGGCGCTTGCGA from Austwickia sp. includes the following:
- a CDS encoding aminotransferase class I/II-fold pyridoxal phosphate-dependent enzyme; this encodes MSQVDTSALAAVAPEARRRYDEYVAAGLKLDITRGKPCAAQLDLAEGMLALPGAGDHASDVEGDLRNYGGAPKGLQQLREIFAPLIDVPVDQIVIRDNASLALMHLCVASSFFHTLPGGGAPWRPGEVTFLAPSPGYDRHFAVCDELGVKLRPVAMTPTGPDMAEVEALVAADASIKGMWCVPKYSNPTGVTYSDETVRRLAAMPTAAGDFRLYWDNAYAIHHLAEEHDELLPILAECEAAGNRDRAFVFASTSKVTMAGSGVSFFASSPANVAWFLKRDDIRSIGPDKINQLRHLRFFGDTDGIVGHMEKHRAVLAPKFETVGKTLAADLGALGVASWTDPKGGYFVSLDVVPGTAKRVVELAKSAGVALTPAGATYPGGVDPQDRNIRIAPTFPTQEELERALGVLTTCVIVAAADKLL
- the ppk2 gene encoding polyphosphate kinase 2: MSPQNFREYLDDLLERGYSIDHDITGSDPDLIDPGGSPVDTWREDYPYDDRMSREEYEQLKYDLQVELLKFQYWTQDVGGRHVLLFEGRDAAGKGGTIKRFTEHLNPRFAHVVALGTPTTTEQGQWYFQRYVQNLPTAGHLVLFDRSWYNRSGVERVMGFCTEEQHALFLKQAPVFERMLIEAGTSLTKFWFSVTSAEQRTRFAIRQIDPVRQWKLSPMDVESLDKWEAYTAAKEETFLATDTDAAPWITIKSNDKKRARINAMRYFLSQFEYQGKDHRVVGEADPNLVTRGRDAVGD
- the mshB gene encoding N-acetyl-1-D-myo-inositol-2-amino-2-deoxy-alpha-D-glucopyranoside deacetylase gives rise to the protein MTSSADRTLLFVHAHPDDETLATGVTVAQRAIEGADVHVLTCTLGDEGEVIPADLAHHLSALDDTLGAYRRVELRAAMAALGAVEHVLGEDVRGPGNAAFRDSGMAGTPTMDHPRALCRVPLHEVADAIGEHLRALRPDVVVTYDPCGGYQHPDHVRVHQATCAAVAELAEGERPALWAVVVRRSRAMGDRRWLAENVATQERITVPAPGEDYPAAVVDDALIAWEVTGDLAALARRDAALAAHRTQVRLGSGWYALSNDVAARLQSTESFVPLDPDTGDFAPMPPGATIDERRAP
- a CDS encoding flavin reductase, producing MSSSPANPVTPGVPAGVQPPIEGAQAPAGVDPRLFRRVFGRFATGVTVITTTVGGVDHAMTANSVTSVSIEPLQVLACVHVESRVHDAIVESGVWGVSILPAGARGTADWLATKGRPVHGQLDRIPFTRGPATDVPLLTDALARLECRTAAVHPAGDHAIIVGEVVGLDATDDPDAALIFYRGEYRSLD
- a CDS encoding FUSC family protein, producing the protein MLIVFVGALLPLRGPRYAGVGQGVGMATLFSYASLASGPFGPAQLVAAVAAGLIVAMALRLLFGTGDPRKETRAAIAAVLDADPPDLTGAFATWAGDGRPVCLGRALEGAARYRLGLQEASRELRVGEDPAATAAVEAVEALTERAAEVAQQLRSKPPKPGKSDANADAVTQPGASEAVAEPNTAVATAVSASEHAGPAAGEGSAGPDEVGVAAPEVRTAGAGLDQVESATVDRDDSAVALSDEQLATLRGARRPLLRTRSIHLRHALRTALGMLIMLVLTAWFGPGDPFAATVLLAAFSILQSSWEASLAKAMPRLTGVLVGAAVALAVMLLAPTPLLMGLSLAALVVGLWFITDRPAIGNGCMVLVSVGLNVSSRHLDPVRSVLEYTGLMLAAVVVGLLVGFAVVPAWRPAPLRRRILTAWEAAGTALAAIASAQDLESRVHTAREAAAARADLALDGEDLGGALAESLDQYRAALSDLTLVALQLRH